In Leptospira bouyouniensis, the sequence CAAACAGAAAGTTAGAAACGGTATCAATGCTCTAAGGATCAATGGTTCTATCATCTAAATCCAATCAGACGATAAGAAATGAAAGCTTCCTGTTTTCTAATTTAAAAAAGCTTTGATTTTATTCTGCAAGTATAAGAGTAAAAAATAGACTAAATTTGGTTTTCGTATATATCCTAATTTTCTTAAGTGTTCTGAGTTTTGGAATCCTTTCAATTTATCAGGATTGGCAATTGTATAAATTTTGCTAATTTGATTCCCATCGATTGATATAAATTGGACAAAATTCGGTAATCCATCATTCCCATAACCAACTAAAACTGGTTCTCCATTTGCATATCCAAAGTAAACATCCGAGGATGCAGTTGCTTTTTTTGAAGTTTGTTTTAGAAAGGTTATGACTCGAACAATTCCAGGTATTGGAATCCTTGCTGCATGTACCTTGCCTCCACCATCTGAATAAGCAACAACTTCTTCTTTTAAAAGTTTTGTTAGTGTTTGAGTGTCTTGTTTTACGCAAGCAAGACTAAATTCCATCAGTAACTTTGCATGTAATTTTGGGTCAGGTTCGAATTTTTTTTTCCTCTGTTTTAATGCCTGTTTGGCTCGACTCAGAATTTTTCTTGAGTGATCTGGAGTTTTTCCGATGATTTTGGAAATTGAGTCGAAATCGAAATCAAATGACTCTCTTAATATCAGAACAGCTCGTTCAAATGGATTTAATGTTTCTAAAAGAACAAGAAATGCAAAATTTATTTTTTCTTCATCAATTCCTTCCAACTTTTCAGGAATCGGTTCTGGCAAATAAGGACCAATGTATGTTTCTTTTTTCCTAGATGCTTTTTTTAGCAAATCGAAGGCAAGCCTTGCTACTATACTCCCCCAATATGATTTTGGATTTAGGACTTTGTTTTGATTTACGGAGAGCCATCGAAGATAACTCTCTTGTAAAATATCTTCTGCGTCCACATAGCTACCTGTTATGCGGTAAGCAATGGAAAATAAATATGGTTTCCATTCAAGAAAGGAATCTAAATCGTTCAATTTATGACTCTCCTTGTCGCCAAATCTTCCTTTTTTGATAATCAGATTTTTCTAAAAGATTACCTTGGGGCCAAAAGTAAAATCGAAAAGGGAATCGTTTTTCCATTTTCAGCGAAAATATTGTAAATTTGTTTACTAACTCTTTGATGATGGCCGCAAGTTTTCCCGTGATCACTTTTTCTTTAGGCGAATCATCCTCGAAAGTCCATTGTATGAGTCCATCATTCCTACCCAGTGATACACAACGTCCAAAAAATTGAAATGCAAATGGAGTTAAATTTTGATTCCGAATTGTTTTAGAAACTGTATCTGCTACGTAGGCACCCATCGGTAAAGCTGTGACACATCCCATTCGTAATGATGAATGTTCTAATTTTGCCGAGTCACCTGCAACGAATACATTTTGGTATTGGATTGATCGTAAAAATGAATCAACATAAATCTGATTTTTGTCGTTTGTATGGAAACCAGATTCTTTTAGAAGTGGGTTTGTGATGAAGCCCGTACAATTCATCAAACAATCATATGAAAGTTCAGAGTGGTTAAAAAAACTGATTTTTCCAGAACTTATGTTTCTGATTTTAGCAGAATCAACGATGTTGATACCCAATGATTTAAATTTTTTTAATAAATGTTGTTTTCCTAAATTTGAAAACGATTTTCCAAACTGACTTTGATCAACAATTGTTACTTCTGATTTCGGGAATTTTTCTTTCCATTCTGTTGCAAGTTCGATCCCAGTAAGCCCTCCACCTAAGATACATAAATGATTCACAGTTTCTGGTTTTTTTTCAATTAAGAATTTGTTTACAGATTCTTTAGATTGGATTGAATTTTCATCTTTTGTTAGTTTTTTAATACCAGAACTTCCAATCGAAACAACCAAATAATGATAATCAATTTGAATCACTCCATTAATTGTTTCAATGACGACTTGGTTTAATTCTGGTTGAATTAAAGTGACTTTTCCATTTAGCAAGTTGATATTTTTTCTAATTAAATTTTGGATAGTGTGTTTCTTTTCAGTGGATTTTGAAGCAAACTCATGGAAACGAATTCTTTCTTGGAAATAAATTGAATCTGATATTAAAAAAATCTCTACATTTTTAATCTGTTTTTCCAAACGATTCGCACATAGTATTCCTGCATAACCCGCACCTAAAATCACGATCTTTGTTTTCATATCTTACCTCACTCCCAAGACGATTGGAGGGGGCAATTTGTGACATGGTTTTGAAAAAAAAATGGACTTGCATTAACAAGTGATATTGGAACAAGATCACCCATGCAGAAATGGATGCAAAAACTTGAATGGTTAGGACTCGTGATTTTACTATGTTTCCCAGGTTCACTATTATTTGGTCAAGGATTTGACCGGGGTAATTTAATTTTTTATGGGATGGGTATGGGTGGACTCGGAAATAATTCAGGTAGCATTCAAAAACAAGTTTTTAATTATAATTTCCCGGGTTATCTAACATTCAATACTGTTTCTACAGATATAGTTTCACGTTATCTTAGTTATACTTTCTACACCGAATTCACAGAAGAAAGAACAAAGTTATCGAGCAGAGGAGGGGAAATCGGAATAGAATACGGAATATTTAAATATTTTGGGATTGGACTTTCTTCCACATACCAAGTCATTTCTTCGGCCAAATTTAGGACTGTCGATTCTCGAATTGGAACTGTTTCGGCTTTGTCAAGTAGATCAGTATCCAATCAACTTGATTTGCTGAATGTTTCTGATGCAGCTCAATTGTTTTTTCAAACGAAGCGAGATTTTTACAGTGCATTAACAGCTGATCTGAATCTTTTTTATCATATGAATCCCAATAGTTCATTTGATCCGTATCTGAAGATTGGTGCTGGATATGGATCAGAAAATTTGTATGGTGGAACTATCAACCGAGTTTTTGGGTCATTGGGTGTGCGGTATCATTTTAACAATAGATTTTTTATTAGTGCCGAATTGGAACACGCAAATGCTTACGTAGTTTATTATAAAGCGCCATCTACTGGTTATAGAAACAAAGGAAATTATGAAGAAACTGCTGCAAAGATTGGTTTTGGATTAAATTTCTCACTTTCTAAACAAGATTCATCAAATACCGAAGAAATTCCAAAAAAAGTAATCGAAAGTGTTGCGTCAGATGTGGCTACTAATTCTAATCCAGTAAATCAAGATTCTAAATTAGAACGATTTGTTTTCTTTGCCAGTGAAATCTTTGATTTGCCGTCGAGTCGAATTCATTTGGAAGGAAGGGCAAGACTGGATGCCATCGCTAGAAGTTTAGAAAATGAATTCAAAGAATATGATATTCTAATTATTACCTATACTTCTCCTTATAAAGAGGACCTTCCAGGGAATTTTGAAAATTATGATTTAGGGTTTGAGAGGGCACAAGCAATCTCTCGCGTGTTACGAGAGAAAGGCGTGAGTCCAAAAAGAATTATTGATTCCACCCAAGGATCAGCTTTGTATACGGTGGAATCAAAAGAAAAAGTAGTGATTGAACTCCGGAAAAAAATTAAGTAACTAACATTTTTAAATTTAAAAATGTTTCTGTTCGTTTTCTGCTCTCGATACAAAGATTCGGATTGTCCTTCATGGATTCTCCGAAACTTGGGATCATTTGTTTTAATTTTTCTTTCCATTCAATAGACTTCATTTGTTCGGGAAAACAATCTGAAAGAACTTC encodes:
- a CDS encoding sigma-70 family RNA polymerase sigma factor; its protein translation is MNDLDSFLEWKPYLFSIAYRITGSYVDAEDILQESYLRWLSVNQNKVLNPKSYWGSIVARLAFDLLKKASRKKETYIGPYLPEPIPEKLEGIDEEKINFAFLVLLETLNPFERAVLILRESFDFDFDSISKIIGKTPDHSRKILSRAKQALKQRKKKFEPDPKLHAKLLMEFSLACVKQDTQTLTKLLKEEVVAYSDGGGKVHAARIPIPGIVRVITFLKQTSKKATASSDVYFGYANGEPVLVGYGNDGLPNFVQFISIDGNQISKIYTIANPDKLKGFQNSEHLRKLGYIRKPNLVYFLLLYLQNKIKAFLN
- a CDS encoding OmpA family protein, which translates into the protein MQKWMQKLEWLGLVILLCFPGSLLFGQGFDRGNLIFYGMGMGGLGNNSGSIQKQVFNYNFPGYLTFNTVSTDIVSRYLSYTFYTEFTEERTKLSSRGGEIGIEYGIFKYFGIGLSSTYQVISSAKFRTVDSRIGTVSALSSRSVSNQLDLLNVSDAAQLFFQTKRDFYSALTADLNLFYHMNPNSSFDPYLKIGAGYGSENLYGGTINRVFGSLGVRYHFNNRFFISAELEHANAYVVYYKAPSTGYRNKGNYEETAAKIGFGLNFSLSKQDSSNTEEIPKKVIESVASDVATNSNPVNQDSKLERFVFFASEIFDLPSSRIHLEGRARLDAIARSLENEFKEYDILIITYTSPYKEDLPGNFENYDLGFERAQAISRVLREKGVSPKRIIDSTQGSALYTVESKEKVVIELRKKIK
- a CDS encoding NAD(P)/FAD-dependent oxidoreductase; the encoded protein is MKTKIVILGAGYAGILCANRLEKQIKNVEIFLISDSIYFQERIRFHEFASKSTEKKHTIQNLIRKNINLLNGKVTLIQPELNQVVIETINGVIQIDYHYLVVSIGSSGIKKLTKDENSIQSKESVNKFLIEKKPETVNHLCILGGGLTGIELATEWKEKFPKSEVTIVDQSQFGKSFSNLGKQHLLKKFKSLGINIVDSAKIRNISSGKISFFNHSELSYDCLMNCTGFITNPLLKESGFHTNDKNQIYVDSFLRSIQYQNVFVAGDSAKLEHSSLRMGCVTALPMGAYVADTVSKTIRNQNLTPFAFQFFGRCVSLGRNDGLIQWTFEDDSPKEKVITGKLAAIIKELVNKFTIFSLKMEKRFPFRFYFWPQGNLLEKSDYQKRKIWRQGES